A segment of the Desulfurococcus mucosus DSM 2162 genome:
GCACTTCGGGATAAGCATTGTTGAGGCAATGGCTGCTGGAACCCCTGCTGTGATACCGTTGGACTCAGGTAGCTGGAGGGACATAGCGATGTGCGACAAGGGCCTGGCGCTACCATACAGGAGTATAGGTGAAGCCTCATCGGCTGTAAGGATGCTGCTGGAGGACAGCAGCCTGTGGATGCATCTAAGCCGGGCCGGTGCAACTAGGGCGAGGGAGCTGGACCGCCACATGTTCCATGAGAAGCTATATTACACCCTTAAACCCTTCATCAGGGCTGGATGAGGGGAAACCGCGATCCTGAGGAGTGATGAGGAAGAGCCGATCCCGACACCACCATGGTTCTCCGGGTCCCATACTAGTAGACTGCGAGGACTACTAGGGCCACTATGGTGGCGAAGAAGAGGACGTCGACTGAGTCAATCTCTACACGCCTTCCTCCCCCGGTGTTCCTCAAGCCCCTTACCTCTGCACTTACACCTCCCCACACGGCACGGGTGTAGTTTATGGAGAGCAGTGGGGTCAGCACTGAGGACACGCCTCTAGGCGTCAACGGTATTCTCCCATACCCTCTCTGCTTACGCATGAACATTATCTCGTCGAGATCCCTCTTGATCAACGGGATGGATCTAAGCGCGTAGGATACAGCTAACGCTACATGGTAGGGGAGGCCGATCTCCCTCACCAGCCCCCTGGCGATCTCGCTACTACTATGGGTTAATGCGAAGACCCCGCCGGCTCCAGCTATTAGCAGGAGCCTCAGCGAGACAACAGTGAACTCCTCCACAGCATGCTTCCTCACCACTATGAAGCCTGATTCGAGAACCACGTTACCCGTGTTAGCGAACACCAGGGCGTTTAGGAAGACGCCGGCCAGCCCTATGGAGGCTAGTGCTAGGAGGTAGAGCATTCTCCTACCGCCGTAGGCGAAGCCGATGGAGATGCTCACAGCTGAGGCTGCGGCAAGCCATAGCGGCTTCTTCACGAGGAACGCGGCGAGCGTCATCACCACTGCATACATGAATGTCGAGTATACATGCGGCCTCCTCATAACGGGACACCTGTAGCCCTATACATTGACTCAACTGCCTTACACTTATCCTTCTCCCGTACTCTTCCATCCTCGACAACATATACTCTGTCAGCTACATCGGCTACTAGCCGCGGGTCATGGGTGCTTAAGAGTATTGAGCGCCCTCTCCCCCTGAGCTCGTTGACGAGTTTAACGAGTCCACTGTAGAGCGCGTGGTCGAGCCCGGTGGTCGGCTCATCAAGCAACATGAGATCCCTTCCATAGGCGTAGGCTACGAGGATCGACAGCCACCTCCTCTGCCCATGGCTCAAGCGGAGGGGGTGCAGGCCCTTCACGCGCTCATACCAGGGGTACATTGATGCTAGCTCCTCGAATGCCACCCTGGTTCTACGCGAGGCATCTTCAAGCTCTCTCCTAACACTTCCATGGATGAAAACAGTGTCCGGGTTCTGGGGTGCGTAGAAGAGGCCCCTGGCTGCATTAATCACCTCGCCTCCAAGCGGCTTGAGGAAGCCTGCAAGGGTCTTGAGTATCGTTGACTTACCGGAGCCGTTGGGTCCCACGAGTGCGACTACTTCCCCCCTCCTAATGTGGATGTCGGCGTTCTCAACCAGTGGCTCCCTGTAGCCGGCGCTCAGCCCACGGGTCTCAAGGAGTACACCGCCACTGGAACCCAGTGTCTCCCTGCATTCAGGCATCTTCTCGTAGTCAGCTATCTCCTCCCCTGCGAGCTCGACTACTCTTCGCTTCCTCACAGCGTATGCTTTATCCACTAGGTCGGCGAAGTATCCCCCCTTGTGCTCCGTGAGCAGGATTACACGGCCCCTGGACTTCTCCCTTGAAACAAGCCTCCTAATGAAACCTATCCCAGCTGGGTCGAGGCTGGCGGAGGGCTCGTCGAGGATGATGATGTCGGGGTCATGTATTATTGAGAGCGTTATGGCTAGACGCTTCCTCTCCCCGCCGGACAAGTTTTCAACGTGCTCGCCGGCCTTGCCCCTTAAGCCGAGTGCATCCAGTACCTGTATAGCCTTCCTCTCGGCTTCCTCATAGCTGTACCCCCTTGCCTCCAATACGGCTATAGCCTCGTCGAGCGGTGTCGGATAAATGATCTGCCTCTCCGGGTCCTGCATGACGAACCCGAGGAAGCCTGGCAGCCTAGCATACTCGTCACGGTGCAACGGGTTCAAGCCTTTAAGCCTCACCTCTCCCTCAACGACCCCGTTAAGGAGGTGTTTAAGGATGCCTGTAATACTTAGAAGGAACACTGTTTTACCCGACCCCGATGGCCCGGTCAACATGCATGCCTCTCCACTCCATGCCTCAAGCCTGCTGTCAACCAGGATCGGGCTGCCGGCTTCATAGCCCGCCATCTTCACCTCGGCGTAGACGTCGCCGTGCACCATGCCTCTACCACCCTATTATCGATTCATAGATAACGAGTTTATTATCGGCGTCGACCCGCATCTACACGGGTAATGTTTTTATATCATTTAAGCACATAGGATTTATGAATTACGGAGATGTTTCGGGGCCGGGTCTCCATGAGTGAGGAATCCCCTTTAACGGTTTTCAGGGCTTACCTGCTTAAAAGGGAGTTCACATGGTTCGACGTGTTTCTATGGGTTGTAGCCAACCCGGTTGCCTCCGGGCTCTTCTACTACTCTGTGTCGGCTACGGGTGAATACGGCTACTATGGTGGCGTGGTCCCCGCAGCCTTCATTGCTGCTGGAATAGTGTTCGCCCCGGTGGCGTTGCTATTCATGATAGTGGCTTCATCACTGCCGCGTAGTGCCTCACCCTACGTGTTGGCGAGCAGGGGCCTCGGTGCTCTTCCAGGCTTCATCGCTGCATCACTATACCTCTTCATGAGCGGCGGGCTACTATCCCTCGGGTTCCTAGCGTACTCATCGATCGAGGTGCTTGGAGACGGGCTCACGGTGAGCGGGCATATAGCGGGGAGCAGTATCCTTGTAGGTTTAGGTAGTGCTGTGAGAGCACAGCCCTACATGCTGCTCGCCGCCTTCACCCTGGTTACAGTGTTGTTCCTGGCGGCCGGCATGGGGAGGAAGAGTGTTAAGGCATTGCTACACGCGTCGACCGCGCTCCCGCTGGTACTGTACGCGGCTGTAATGCTATCGCTCTTCCCGTTCTCGAGAAGCGTGTTCACAGGTAACTGGGACAGGTTGTTCAACAACTCCTACAGCAGGATAGTTGACCTAGCTTTGAACGGTGGGGTAGTCAACGGCGTCAGTGTTCAACCGCTCAGGGCTGTCTCCGAGTGGAGCGGTACGTTCACCGTTTTCACGATGGCTGTGTGGGCCTACCTCGGCGTGGAGAACGCTAGCTTCATAGCTGGTGAGGTCAGGGAGCCAGGGTCATCCTATCTTAAAGGATACATCGCGGGATACATGGTTCTCGTAGCGATGTATACTGTTACCCCTGTAGCCGTAACGCTTGTAGCCGGATACGACTTCCTCTCAGCCTACAGCTACCTCTACCATCACTACCCAGACGTGTTGAAGACCCTTATGGGCGTCAACGCGCCGCCGGCGCCCTGCCTCGCCACAATCGTCTCAGTATACACGGGTAACATGGTTACCTCACTCCTCTTCACTCTCGCCGCGTTCCTCTTCTACTTCAACACGATGCTGACGTCATGGGTTAGCGCGACGCGAATACTCTTCGCACTGGGCGAAGACCGCTTAATGCCCAGGCTCACGGCAAGGGTTTCACGGAGAACCCATGTACCCGGCTACGCGAACCTCTTCATATACATCCTTTCGATCGCAGTGGTCTCGGCGAGCCCATTCATCAGGTCGCATCCCTCCATAGAGGCGTCGTTCATCAGGTTGATGACCCTGGGTTACGCATTCTTCTTGACTATAACAGGGCTAGCATTGATATCCACCTTGGTGTTCGCTGAGGAGCTCTATGAGAGATTCACCTTCAAGGATAAACGCGTGCTCTATCCGATCGGCTTCACAACCTCTGTAGTCGGGTTCGCACTAGCTCTCTCGAGCTTCGCAGGGATCTCGCTCACAGACATCCTGGTTGCGTCAACCGGGTTCTCATTAATCCTCCTGTTATTCATCGCTGTAACATTCTACATGAAGCGTAGAGGGGTAAGGTATAGCGAGGTGTTCTCAAGAATACCCCCCATGTAGCTTAACGGGTTGCTGCATGGGCGTGGCGGCAGCGTTTAAGCCGAGCCAGGCTCCTCCACAATGTTCAACACTGGTGCGTCTGCGCCCTGCAGGGTTTCCAGGGTGACACGTGCCCTCCTATCCCCTGTCGAGAGCTCTAGTGGGAGTATGGAGCCAGCTGTGTAGACCTGGTTGGCGAGCACTATGCTGGCGTAGAGCTTGGAGTATAGGCCGTCAGCGTTCAGCGGCCTATTCCTGTGGCCAATATATATGCAGGTGGCCCTCTCCTTGCAGACGTTCAGGGTTATCCAGGCGTTATACGCCTTCTTATCCGCTGTAACGAGCACCACCCTGTCCTCGCTGAGGCTCTGCTCGACGACGGCTATGGAGGCCTCGCAGGGCTGGCTCACGGCGGGCAGGTGGATCCCCCTATAGTACTGTTTGATCTCGTCAACAGCCCTGTTGGCTAGTAAAGCCATGACGTACGAGTACCTTGAGATCCCCGTGGTCTCACTGGATACGCCTGCAACCTTACCGTTTATCTCGGCTTCGGCGCAGACCGGGATGTACACCCTGATCCCCTCGACGGGGCTCCACGGCCTCCCATTCCTTATACTGGCCTTCAACAACGTCATATGTAACCCCTGGTAGAACATGTTGGTGTCGGGGAGTAGGGCTACTGGTTTTCCCAGCCTCCTATGCATGTCGAGGAGGAGGCTGTGCAGCTTCCACCCCTCGTAGTCCCTGGAGCCATGTCCCTCGATCTCCCTTGCTATTAAGTCGACTGCACCAGTATACCTCTGGATCTGCATGAGTATCCTCTCGATCGACGACCTGTCTGCATCCGGGTGGCTTCCACACACGATGTCGGCGAGCACCCTCCAGTTACCCATCATCATGTTAACGGAGTCCTCGTCAGGCCCCTCAACGGGTTTAAGCGAGACAAGCCTCTTTCTCTCACCGTTCACCGGGTTCAACGCGTTGACAGTGAGCACCGGTGAATCCTCGGAGACATCCCTCCTAGCCTCGCTTGTGAGCCTCTCAGCAATCCTGACGTCTGCAAGCCTGTTGAAAACCTGCGAGACATCCTCGAAAACCCCTTTAGTCCCCCTCCACGCTATCTTTTTCTCGAGGAGGCCTTGTTCACGCACCCCTCTCCCAGCGCCTCCTTCACCGGGCTCGGCTACACCTCCATCCTCATATACGTAGACCCTGTGGATCCATCTAGGGCTACCCGGGTACTGGGGCAGCCCGGGTAACGGTATTGCGTCAACATATGTGTAGGTTATGGAGCTGGGCCCCATCTTGCTCAACGTGCCTTGAAGCGTTATGGCAAATGGGCCTGTTGTAAGCGAGAGGTCCACGTATATCTTCTTAACCATCCCGCTAATGCTCTTCACAAGGTGCTCTAGTACAATGGAGTTCTCGAACACGCTGTCGCGCAGTATGCTTCTCGCCACAGCGTGATCCACGTACACGTTGATGCCGCGGGCTGCACCCGGCTCCTGGGAGAGTGATTGATACACGTCGTCAACCAGCTCCCTCCTCGTTAAAACTATGAAGTCACGGATCCCCAGCTCCTCGCTAAGCCTGTTGACGACCGTGGCAGTGTTCCAGGGGTGTGTTGAAACCGGAATGACTGAGACCTCTCCACTGGTGAAGCCCTTGGACTCGAGGAAATCTATCAACTGGTAAACGAAGCCGTCTCCACCACTCATGGAAACCTCTCCCTGCGTCCACCACTCATAGCTATTGGATCCATGGGTTAAATACTTGGAACAGTAATCTATGGAGAGGGAGCCGGGCGTGATAGCCGTGGAGGAGTGTGAAAGAGTTAAAGCATACATTGAGAACGTTGAGCAGGCCCTTCAACAAGTAGGCTCCCAGGGGCTTCAACCAGTGCAAGAATACATAGTGGAGCTCGCCAGAGAGTACACTAGTGACGCAAAGTACTATCTCGAGAAAAACGACTGCTTCACCAGCCTCGCATGCATAGCCTATGCTGAAGGACTCCTGGACTCCCTGAGGCATCAGGGTGCTGTATCATTCAACTGGAGGCCTCTCACAGAGCTACTTGGGAGGCCACGTGTACTGGTTGCAGGCAGCTTCGAGCTCCTGCACCCTGGACACATACACCTGCTTAGAAGGGCATGGGAGCTTGGGAGAGTATACGTGGTGGTTTCCAGGGACAGTAATTTCGAGAGATTCAAGGGGAGGAGACCCGTGGTGGGTGAGAAAGACAGGTTGACAGTAGTGGAGAACGTGAGGTACGTGTCGAAGGCGGTTCTCGGCGATGAAGAAGACTTCCTGAAGCCCCTGGAAGAGTTGAAGCCCGACATAGTGTTGCTCGGCCCAGATCAATGGATCTCCCCGGGCGAGTTGAAGAAGCTCCTAGAGGAGAGGGGTTTAAGCAGAGTAAGGGTTGAGAAACTCGAGTCCAGGATAGGTGAGTGGAGCTCCAGCGGGATCATTGAGAAGGTGAAGAGAGAGTATTGTTAACCCAGGCTGCCCCGGGGCAGAAGCCTTTACTGTGGCTGCTTGGGATACGTGTCGAAGGGTTCAGGGAGGCTTGCCGACGTACAGGAGGTTTGTATTCAGAGAGAAACTGCTAGTCTTTAGAGAGATCCTCAAGCATCCCGATCCTCCTCTCCCTTTCAGCTACCTCAGTAGCCGTGTACCTGCGTGCTAGTTCAGCCAGCTCCTTGACGTCGACCAGTGGATTATACCCTATGTGCTCATAGCTCATTAGAGCCCTCGCGGTTTTAGCCGCGATGTATCCCACGTTATAGGAGTCTCGGAGAGCCTGCTCATCCCTGGTTATGTCCTCGAGGTGGCTGTAAGCCATGCTCCACGGGATGACGTGCGCACCCATGCTGCTCATCACTATCGCCAGGTAGGATATAGCCATCATGACCCCGCTGTCTAGACCCGTAGCTATGAACCCTGCCACCTTACCCTCCAAGAGGCTTCTCCCCTTGTGGAATATCATGTGCTCCATGCTCGTCAACCTATCTATGAAGTTCTTTAGAACACCGCTGGGGGCGTACCAGTAGACTGGCGTGGATATTATGACGCCATGCGACTCCAGGAGTTTCCCTGCAAGCGTGTTGAAGTCATCGTCCTTGATGACGCATGGGAACCTACAGTACTTGTTGCCGTCTGAGACGCATCCCATGCAGGGCTTTATCCTGTAGTCGTAGAGGCTCACGATCTCAGGGATCCCCCCGGCGTCGACTACTCCCTTAGCCGCTACGATGGATAGCTGCATGGATGAACCATACTTGCGTGGCGAGCCATTAATGACCAGTATCCGTGGCTTCCCATCCATGCGTCATCACCGTGAGCACTGTCTCTCAGGGAATAATGTTTAATACTTAAAAACATTCATTAGCCAGTGTGGGATCCAATGCCTCAGGCAGGGTTCCACATGGGTAGAGAGTACCCGTCTTCACCAATAGGCGCCGTTGGAGCCGTCCTGCTTAGAGGCGACAGCATACTCCTGGTTAAAAGGGGGAGTCCGCCGGCTCTAGGCAGGTGGAGCCTGCCCGGCGGGGTGATCGAGCCCGGTGAGAGGATAGGTGACGCTGCGAGGAGGGAGCTACGGGAGGAAACCGGTATCGATGCGGAACCCCTTGGAGTACTCTGGGTGTTGAACAACATAGTGATGGATCGCGGCGGAAGAGTGAAGTACCACTATGTGATAGTCGACGTGCTCTTCAACCCAGACTCGTTGAAAGGGGAGCCTAAGCCGGGGAGCGACGCCGTGGACTTGAAGTGGTTTCCACTAGGGGAGGCATTGAGGAATCCAAGTGTCTCTAGAACAGTATCCAAGCTACTCGAGTACATCCTGGAGCATGGGTTGAGCTATATACCTATCGACAGGGTTGATAACATAGCGGTGGAAGTAGGGGACGGCGTCTACGCGGTGTCCTAGGGAATCCTAGTGAACGTTCATGAACTCTTAAAAAGGTTCACCGAGATACCGGCTCCACGGTGGCAGCTATGAGGGTTAGACAACTAGTTGAGGCAGCAGTATTCACGGTTCTAGTGTACGCGGCGACAGTAGTGCTCCAAGTGTATCAGCCTGTTACAGGAGGATACTTCAACCTAGGTGAATCCATGATATATGTTGCAGCTCTTTCATCAGGACCACTGGTAGCGGGGATCGCCGGCGGGGTCGGCGCGGCACTAGCCGATCTCACGACGGGATACCAGGTTTTCGCACCGGGTACACTTGTGATAAAGCTCGCCGAGGGCGTTGCAGCCGGCTACCTGGCCAGGGCGTTGAGATCCAGGCACTGGAGGATTGCAGGGGGGCTCATAGGCTCAGCGTATGCAGCAGTGTTCACGGGCTTCGCACTGACACTGTATGCTGGGACAATAGAGGTGGGTCCCTCAGGGCTCGAGGTCTATGTTCCATGGTACATCTGGCTGCTTGCAGGGCTCGCCCTAGGCTTCATCCTAGTGTACTCACTGCTCTCCGGGCGTAGCAGTGCAGGGGAGGCAATAGCATTGATAACCAGCGGCCTCATAATGGTTGCAGGCTACTTCCTCTACGAGTACTTCGTCTCAAACCCGCTTACAGGTAGGCCGCCGATAGACGCTGTCTTCGAGATCCCGGTGAACATAGGGCAGGTGGTTACAGGCATCGTGGTAGCATTACCTGTGGCAGCATGGCTTAGGAGAGCTGGGTACATTGAGGCTGGCTAACACCTCGGCGAGAGAAACAGTCAAAGTGAACAGTGATGCTCGAGGCACATGTAAGGGTCGCTGGCTACAGGGACGGCTTCACGATCAGGAACCTGGATTTAAGGGTGCAGGATGGGGAAGCCCTCATCGTCACAGGGCCCTCGGGTAGCGGTAAGACAACGCTCATAAGGGTTTTAACCGGGGTGCTTGACAGGATCGGAGGGTTCCTCGACGGGGAGGTAATCATCGATGGCCAACCCGTCTCAGCTATGGAGCCGTGGAGGATATACGAGCTGGTAGCGTATATTCCTCAGGAGCCATGGTATGCTTTAATAGGGTACACCGTGCACTCAGAGTACTGTTATGCTCTCTCACAGCTAGGGGTGAGATGTGATCACACGTCTCTTGAAAAACTGGGTCTCCGCGGTAAACTAGACTCCTTAACCGTCAACCTGAGTGCTGGCGAGACACAGAGGCTTATATGGGCTGAGGCGTTTGCGAGAAGGTACCGCGTACTAATACTCGACGAGCCACTAGTATACCTCGATGATGAAGCCAGGGGGACGGTGGCTAAAGCGGCTTGGGAGGCGCTTGCACACGGTGCCTCACTAGTGGTCGTCGACCACGACCCATGGTTTTGGCGGGGTATGCCGGGTAAACTACTCGTCATGGAGAACGGGGCAGCCAAGTACTACGGGGAGTGGAGTGATGAAGCCCTTGCGAGGGTTGAAGAGCCAGAGGTGTATAGGAGGAGGACTGGGAGCGGGGTAGCGGTCGAGGTGGAAAACCTGTGGTTCAAGTATCCTGGTGAGAAACCATTATTCAAGGGAGTCAGCTTCACCATTGAGAAGTCCTCGCTCGCCGGGCTAACGGGGAGGAATGGGGCGGGTAAGACAACGCTCCTGAAGCTCATGGCCGGGGTACTGAAGCCTTTGAAGGGCAGTGTGAGAAGGTTCGGCCGGGCCACATACATACCTGAGAACCCCTTGCTCTACTTCACGAAGCCGACGCCCAGGGAGGAGTTGCTTTACGCTGCGGGAGGCGGGGTCGACGCGGTTGAGGAGGCTGTGGAATTATTCAATCTAGCCGGGGTCCTCGACAGGCCTCTCGCCAAGCTTAGTTCAGGGGAGAGGAGGAGGCTTGCCCTGGCCTCAGCCTATCTAGGCGGCTTCGACATATACCTGGTTGACGAGCCGACAGGCGGCCTGGATCAAGCTAACGCTGTGAGAGTCCTCGACGCTTTAACACGGCTCGTTGAAAACGGCGGGACAGTTGTTGTCGCCACACATGATAAAAGAGTTGTAAGCCTCCTCGACGACGATATAAGGGTTGGTGACTGATGGGGGTCCTCGGCTGGCTGGTCGCAATCGTCTACAAGGCGCTCTTCCTGAAGGGTGATACAGGGTTCAAGCAGGCTCACTGGGTGGTTAAGGCACTGCACTTGACACTGGTCTCCATGGCTATCCTGAGCGGCAACCCACTCGTGTACACTGGGGCGTTTACACTATTCATCTTGCTCGGCTTACTATCACCTGGATACGAGTGGGCTGCGTCAACACTGATACTGTCCTCGCTGATCTCAATATACATGTCTGCCACAGCACTCATCGCCTCCCTCGCCGGGGTCGCCCCGATCACCTTGACGGATGCAGTGTTAATCGCGTTGAAGACTGCATCGCTCTCAACAATGCTCGCCTTCTCATTCATAATTATCTCACCGCTAGAGATATCATCGCTCCTCATCAAGCTGGGCGCCGGGAGGCTGGCAGCCCTCCCGTTGCTCACATGGAGGCTCATGCCCCTCGGGCTCAAGACGTTTGTTGAAAGCCTCCAGATAGGCAGGGT
Coding sequences within it:
- a CDS encoding flavodoxin family protein, producing MDGKPRILVINGSPRKYGSSMQLSIVAAKGVVDAGGIPEIVSLYDYRIKPCMGCVSDGNKYCRFPCVIKDDDFNTLAGKLLESHGVIISTPVYWYAPSGVLKNFIDRLTSMEHMIFHKGRSLLEGKVAGFIATGLDSGVMMAISYLAIVMSSMGAHVIPWSMAYSHLEDITRDEQALRDSYNVGYIAAKTARALMSYEHIGYNPLVDVKELAELARRYTATEVAERERRIGMLEDLSKD
- a CDS encoding DUF357 domain-containing protein; the encoded protein is MEREPGVIAVEECERVKAYIENVEQALQQVGSQGLQPVQEYIVELAREYTSDAKYYLEKNDCFTSLACIAYAEGLLDSLRHQGAVSFNWRPLTELLGRPRVLVAGSFELLHPGHIHLLRRAWELGRVYVVVSRDSNFERFKGRRPVVGEKDRLTVVENVRYVSKAVLGDEEDFLKPLEELKPDIVLLGPDQWISPGELKKLLEERGLSRVRVEKLESRIGEWSSSGIIEKVKREYC
- a CDS encoding energy-coupling factor transporter transmembrane component T family protein, yielding MRRPHVYSTFMYAVVMTLAAFLVKKPLWLAAASAVSISIGFAYGGRRMLYLLALASIGLAGVFLNALVFANTGNVVLESGFIVVRKHAVEEFTVVSLRLLLIAGAGGVFALTHSSSEIARGLVREIGLPYHVALAVSYALRSIPLIKRDLDEIMFMRKQRGYGRIPLTPRGVSSVLTPLLSINYTRAVWGGVSAEVRGLRNTGGGRRVEIDSVDVLFFATIVALVVLAVY
- a CDS encoding APC family permease gives rise to the protein MSEESPLTVFRAYLLKREFTWFDVFLWVVANPVASGLFYYSVSATGEYGYYGGVVPAAFIAAGIVFAPVALLFMIVASSLPRSASPYVLASRGLGALPGFIAASLYLFMSGGLLSLGFLAYSSIEVLGDGLTVSGHIAGSSILVGLGSAVRAQPYMLLAAFTLVTVLFLAAGMGRKSVKALLHASTALPLVLYAAVMLSLFPFSRSVFTGNWDRLFNNSYSRIVDLALNGGVVNGVSVQPLRAVSEWSGTFTVFTMAVWAYLGVENASFIAGEVREPGSSYLKGYIAGYMVLVAMYTVTPVAVTLVAGYDFLSAYSYLYHHYPDVLKTLMGVNAPPAPCLATIVSVYTGNMVTSLLFTLAAFLFYFNTMLTSWVSATRILFALGEDRLMPRLTARVSRRTHVPGYANLFIYILSIAVVSASPFIRSHPSIEASFIRLMTLGYAFFLTITGLALISTLVFAEELYERFTFKDKRVLYPIGFTTSVVGFALALSSFAGISLTDILVASTGFSLILLLFIAVTFYMKRRGVRYSEVFSRIPPM
- a CDS encoding ECF transporter S component, coding for MRVRQLVEAAVFTVLVYAATVVLQVYQPVTGGYFNLGESMIYVAALSSGPLVAGIAGGVGAALADLTTGYQVFAPGTLVIKLAEGVAAGYLARALRSRHWRIAGGLIGSAYAAVFTGFALTLYAGTIEVGPSGLEVYVPWYIWLLAGLALGFILVYSLLSGRSSAGEAIALITSGLIMVAGYFLYEYFVSNPLTGRPPIDAVFEIPVNIGQVVTGIVVALPVAAWLRRAGYIEAG
- a CDS encoding ABC transporter ATP-binding protein, with protein sequence MVHGDVYAEVKMAGYEAGSPILVDSRLEAWSGEACMLTGPSGSGKTVFLLSITGILKHLLNGVVEGEVRLKGLNPLHRDEYARLPGFLGFVMQDPERQIIYPTPLDEAIAVLEARGYSYEEAERKAIQVLDALGLRGKAGEHVENLSGGERKRLAITLSIIHDPDIIILDEPSASLDPAGIGFIRRLVSREKSRGRVILLTEHKGGYFADLVDKAYAVRKRRVVELAGEEIADYEKMPECRETLGSSGGVLLETRGLSAGYREPLVENADIHIRRGEVVALVGPNGSGKSTILKTLAGFLKPLGGEVINAARGLFYAPQNPDTVFIHGSVRRELEDASRRTRVAFEELASMYPWYERVKGLHPLRLSHGQRRWLSILVAYAYGRDLMLLDEPTTGLDHALYSGLVKLVNELRGRGRSILLSTHDPRLVADVADRVYVVEDGRVREKDKCKAVESMYRATGVPL
- a CDS encoding NUDIX hydrolase; this translates as MPQAGFHMGREYPSSPIGAVGAVLLRGDSILLVKRGSPPALGRWSLPGGVIEPGERIGDAARRELREETGIDAEPLGVLWVLNNIVMDRGGRVKYHYVIVDVLFNPDSLKGEPKPGSDAVDLKWFPLGEALRNPSVSRTVSKLLEYILEHGLSYIPIDRVDNIAVEVGDGVYAVS
- a CDS encoding energy-coupling factor ABC transporter ATP-binding protein: MENGAAKYYGEWSDEALARVEEPEVYRRRTGSGVAVEVENLWFKYPGEKPLFKGVSFTIEKSSLAGLTGRNGAGKTTLLKLMAGVLKPLKGSVRRFGRATYIPENPLLYFTKPTPREELLYAAGGGVDAVEEAVELFNLAGVLDRPLAKLSSGERRRLALASAYLGGFDIYLVDEPTGGLDQANAVRVLDALTRLVENGGTVVVATHDKRVVSLLDDDIRVGD